The Achromobacter deleyi genome has a window encoding:
- the uvrA gene encoding excinuclease ABC subunit UvrA, producing MDAIRIRGARTHNLKNVSLDLPRHKLVVVTGLSGSGKSSLAFDTLYAEGQRRYVESLSAYARQFLQLMDKPDVDLIEGLSPAISIEQKAAGHNPRSTVGTITEIHDYLRLLYARVGTPYCPDHGLPLQAQSVSQMVDAVLGWTPETRLAVLAPIARGKKGSFEDECASLQAQGYVRLRVDGQLVEIDGMAPLKKTEKHDIDVVIDRLRIKPESKQRLAESFETALQLAEGRALALNMDSEREQVFSSRYACPVCSHSLPELEPRLFSFNNPMGACPSCDGIGQVGFFDPKRVVAFPELSLAAGAIRGWDRRNAFTHSLLTSLAAHYEFDIEAPFEDLPEALREKVLNGSGEEEISFLYLNEKGRSTVKRHTFEGVIPNLERRWRETDSATVREELGKYRNIKTCPDCAGSRLRPEARNVLIGHDPRGGERHGQAIYEVEAMPLSSCLDWFRNLNLTGAKQEIAQRIVREIEARLSFLNNVGLNYLSLDRSADTISGGEAQRIRLASQIGSGLTGVMYVLDEPSIGLHQRDNDRLIGTLQHLRDLGNSVIVVEHDEDMIRMADWVVDMGPGAGEHGGEVVAQGDPETVQRDPNSLTGQYLSGARAIAIPARRPVNDELPWLTLTGASGNNLKDVELRLPAGRLVCVTGVSGSGKSTLINDTLAVAVSRQLHHAQSEPAPYVSMQGLENFDKIISVDQSPIGRTPRSNPATYTGLFTPIRELFAGVPEARTRGYDPGRFSFNVKGGRCEACQGDGVVKVEMHFLPDMYVPCDVCHGKRYNRETLEIRYRGRNISEVLDLTVEQALEYFESVPAISRKLHTLIDVGLSYIRLGQSATTLSGGEAQRVKLSQELSRRSTGRTLYILDEPTTGLHFRDIELLLQVLNQLVDAGNTVLIIEHNLDVIKTADWLIDMGPEGGDGGGYVVAQGTPEAVAATSASHTGQYLGKLLRRAPGA from the coding sequence ATGGACGCGATACGCATTCGGGGTGCCCGCACCCACAACCTTAAGAACGTCTCGCTGGACCTGCCGCGCCACAAACTGGTGGTCGTCACCGGCTTGTCCGGCTCGGGCAAGTCCTCGCTGGCATTCGACACGCTGTACGCGGAGGGCCAAAGGCGTTACGTGGAAAGCCTTTCCGCCTACGCCCGCCAGTTCCTGCAACTGATGGACAAGCCGGACGTGGACCTGATCGAGGGCCTGTCTCCGGCCATTTCGATCGAGCAGAAGGCGGCGGGGCATAACCCCCGCTCCACCGTCGGCACCATCACCGAGATCCACGACTACCTGCGCCTGCTGTACGCGCGGGTCGGCACGCCCTATTGCCCGGACCACGGCCTGCCGCTGCAGGCCCAGAGCGTCAGCCAGATGGTCGACGCGGTGCTCGGCTGGACGCCCGAAACGCGTCTGGCGGTGCTCGCGCCCATAGCTCGCGGCAAGAAAGGCAGCTTCGAAGACGAATGCGCCAGCCTGCAGGCGCAGGGCTACGTGCGCCTGCGCGTGGACGGCCAATTGGTGGAGATAGACGGCATGGCGCCGTTGAAGAAAACCGAGAAGCACGATATCGATGTCGTGATCGACCGGCTGCGCATCAAGCCCGAAAGCAAGCAGCGCCTGGCCGAGAGCTTCGAGACCGCGCTGCAGCTGGCCGAAGGCCGCGCGCTGGCGCTGAACATGGACAGCGAGCGTGAACAGGTCTTCTCCAGCCGCTATGCCTGCCCGGTGTGCAGCCACAGCCTGCCCGAGTTGGAGCCGCGCCTGTTCAGCTTCAACAACCCCATGGGCGCCTGCCCCAGCTGCGACGGCATCGGCCAGGTCGGCTTCTTCGATCCCAAGCGGGTCGTCGCCTTTCCGGAGCTCAGCCTTGCCGCGGGCGCGATCCGCGGCTGGGACCGCCGCAACGCGTTCACGCATTCGCTGCTGACCAGCCTGGCCGCGCACTACGAGTTCGACATCGAAGCGCCCTTCGAGGACCTGCCGGAAGCGCTGCGCGAAAAGGTGCTGAACGGCTCCGGCGAAGAAGAAATCTCCTTCCTCTACCTGAACGAGAAAGGCCGCAGCACCGTCAAGCGCCACACCTTCGAAGGCGTCATTCCGAACCTGGAGCGCCGCTGGCGTGAAACGGACTCGGCCACGGTGCGCGAAGAGCTGGGCAAGTACCGCAACATCAAGACCTGCCCGGATTGCGCCGGTTCGCGCCTGCGTCCCGAAGCGCGCAACGTGCTGATCGGCCATGATCCGCGCGGCGGCGAACGCCATGGCCAGGCCATCTATGAAGTCGAGGCCATGCCGCTGTCGAGCTGCCTGGACTGGTTCCGCAACCTGAACCTGACCGGCGCCAAGCAGGAAATCGCGCAACGCATCGTGCGCGAGATCGAAGCGCGCCTGAGCTTCCTGAACAATGTCGGCCTGAACTATCTGTCGCTGGACCGCAGCGCCGACACCATCTCCGGCGGCGAAGCGCAGCGCATCCGCCTGGCCAGCCAGATCGGCTCCGGCCTGACCGGCGTGATGTACGTGCTGGACGAACCCTCCATCGGCCTGCACCAGCGCGACAACGACCGCCTGATCGGCACCTTGCAGCACCTGCGCGACCTGGGCAACAGTGTCATCGTCGTCGAGCACGACGAAGACATGATCCGCATGGCCGACTGGGTCGTGGACATGGGGCCCGGCGCGGGCGAGCACGGCGGCGAAGTCGTCGCCCAGGGCGATCCGGAAACCGTGCAGCGCGACCCCAACTCGCTTACCGGCCAATACCTGAGCGGCGCCCGCGCCATCGCCATTCCTGCTCGCCGCCCCGTCAATGACGAGCTGCCCTGGCTCACCCTCACCGGCGCCAGCGGCAACAACCTGAAGGACGTCGAGCTGCGCCTGCCGGCAGGCCGTCTGGTCTGCGTGACCGGCGTGTCGGGCTCGGGCAAATCCACGCTCATCAACGATACGCTGGCGGTTGCCGTGTCGCGCCAGCTGCACCATGCGCAAAGCGAACCCGCCCCCTACGTGTCGATGCAGGGGCTGGAGAATTTCGACAAGATCATCAGCGTGGACCAGAGCCCCATCGGCCGCACGCCGCGCAGCAATCCGGCAACCTACACCGGCCTGTTCACGCCCATACGCGAGCTCTTCGCCGGCGTGCCGGAAGCGCGCACCCGCGGCTACGATCCCGGCCGCTTCAGCTTCAACGTGAAAGGCGGCCGCTGCGAGGCCTGCCAGGGCGACGGCGTGGTCAAGGTCGAGATGCATTTCCTGCCCGACATGTACGTGCCCTGCGACGTCTGCCATGGCAAGCGCTACAACCGCGAAACGCTGGAGATCCGCTATCGCGGCCGCAATATCAGCGAGGTGCTGGACCTGACCGTGGAGCAGGCGCTCGAGTACTTCGAATCGGTGCCGGCCATTTCGCGCAAGCTGCATACGCTGATCGATGTGGGCCTGTCCTATATCCGCCTGGGCCAGAGCGCGACCACGCTGTCCGGCGGCGAGGCGCAGCGCGTAAAGCTGTCGCAAGAGCTGTCGCGCCGCAGCACCGGCCGAACGCTCTACATCCTGGACGAGCCCACCACGGGCTTGCATTTCCGCGATATCGAGCTACTGTTGCAGGTGCTGAACCAGCTCGTCGACGCCGGCAATACGGTGCTCATCATCGAACACAACCTGGACGTCATCAAGACGGCGGACTGGCTGATCGACATGGGTCCGGAAGGCGGCGACGGCGGCGGCTATGTGGTGGCGCAAGGCACGCCGGAAGCCGTCGCGGCAACCTCGGCCAGCCACACCGGGCAGTATCTGGGCAAGCTCCTGCGCCGGGCGCCGGGCGCGTAA